One Sporomusaceae bacterium ACPt DNA window includes the following coding sequences:
- the rpoC gene encoding DNA-directed RNA polymerase subunit beta': MLDVNNFDSMRIGLASPEQIRKWSHGEVKKPETINYRTLKPERDGLFCEKIFGPMRDWECHCGKYKRIRYKGIICDRCGVEVTRSKVRRDRMGHIELAAPVSHIWYFKGIPSRMGLILDVSPRSLEKVLYFASYIVLEPGETPLMKKQLLNENEYREHRDKYGNAFKVGMGAEAIKKLLEELDLEKLSRELRQELKEVSGQRKIRAIRRLEVVEAFRKSGNNPAWMIMDVVPVIPPELRPMVQLDGGRFATSDLNDLYRRVINRNNRLKRLLDLGAPDIIVRNEKRMLQEAVDALIDNGRRGRPVTGPGNRPLKSLSDMLKGKQGRFRQNLLGKRVDYSGRSVIVVGPELKLHQCGLPKEMALELFKPFVMKKLVNAGHAHNIKSAKRMVERVRPEVWDVLEEVIKEHPVLLNRAPTLHRLGIQAFEPVLSEGRAIKIHPLVCTAYNADFDGDQMAVHVPLSAEAQAEARMLMLSAHNILSTKDGKPVATPTQDMVLGSYYLTIEKEPEDGKIKIFANMNEALLAYTHKVLGLHEKIRVRLEGYGLVNTTLGRMIFSEVLPLELRHFEKKGDDWHLGKLMDKKQLGKLVADSYRTFGNAKTAEILDSVKRLGFSFACRAGVTIAISDIKIPAEKKDILAAAEAKVDTIDKQYRRGLITDDERYKKTIDLWTKATDDVTTALMNTLDRFNPVYMMANSGARGNIQQIRQLAGMRGLMADPSGRIIDLPIKANFREGLTVLEYFISTHGARKGLADTALRTADSGYLTRRLVDVAQDVIVREEDCDVVGLNLVRERARLAQSSAGAIDVLRDTLLGRVLAQDVYDPKTADVLLAQGTVLADDNLRLIGEHGVPEIMIQGQTDETEEDVGRAAAVETIVLGAPEEKVRAALKEAMIREMLGKNTTEAIKTSDGVELVPADTPLTEEHIEAVLASDVKEVKVRNNNIKGIEVEAIKEGSGVIESLKDRIVGRISAEDIVDPTTGEIIVKINDEITEDLADRIVKVREKVSIRSVLTCRSRYGVCIKCYGRNLGTGHMVDVGEAVGIIAAQSIGEPGTQLTMRTFHTGGVAGDDITQGLPRVEELFEARKPKRQAIITEVDGKVEIKEIKGMRRVTVYPSDASLGEERVYQIPYGARLIVSDGQMVEAGDRLTEGAVNPHDILRVSGLKATQRYLVYEVQKVYKSQGVEINDKHIEVMVRQMLHKVKVEEAGDTDLLPGEYIDLNTFEEENAKAIEAGGEPAIARPILLGITKASLATDSFLSAASFQETTRVLTEAAIKGKVDPLLGLKENVIIGKLVPAGTGMSRYRNVRIKKPAVQPEINEFAGE; this comes from the coding sequence TTGTTGGACGTAAACAACTTTGATTCGATGCGTATTGGTCTGGCGTCACCGGAGCAAATCCGCAAGTGGTCGCATGGGGAAGTGAAGAAACCCGAAACCATCAACTACCGTACTCTCAAGCCTGAACGGGATGGCTTGTTTTGTGAAAAAATCTTTGGTCCGATGCGGGACTGGGAATGTCACTGCGGCAAATACAAACGGATTCGTTACAAAGGTATTATCTGTGACCGTTGCGGCGTAGAAGTAACCCGTTCCAAAGTGCGGCGCGACAGGATGGGGCATATTGAATTAGCTGCGCCTGTCTCCCACATCTGGTATTTTAAAGGAATACCTAGCCGGATGGGGCTGATACTTGACGTTTCCCCGCGCTCTCTGGAAAAAGTCTTATATTTCGCTTCATACATTGTGCTCGAGCCTGGCGAAACGCCGCTCATGAAAAAACAACTGTTAAACGAAAATGAATACCGGGAACACCGTGACAAATATGGAAACGCGTTTAAAGTGGGTATGGGTGCCGAAGCCATTAAAAAACTGTTAGAAGAGCTTGATTTAGAAAAACTCAGCCGCGAACTCCGGCAAGAGCTTAAAGAAGTGAGCGGACAACGTAAAATACGGGCTATCAGGCGGCTGGAGGTTGTTGAGGCCTTCCGTAAATCAGGCAATAATCCAGCCTGGATGATTATGGATGTAGTCCCCGTCATTCCGCCTGAGCTCCGGCCCATGGTCCAACTTGACGGCGGGCGGTTTGCCACTTCTGATTTAAACGATCTGTACCGGAGGGTAATCAACCGTAACAACCGCCTAAAACGTCTATTGGACTTAGGTGCGCCTGATATAATTGTTCGTAATGAAAAACGTATGCTGCAAGAAGCTGTTGACGCCCTAATCGACAACGGCCGCCGTGGTCGTCCGGTTACCGGACCGGGTAATCGTCCTTTAAAATCTTTAAGTGACATGCTTAAGGGCAAACAGGGGCGTTTCCGTCAGAATCTTTTGGGTAAACGCGTTGATTACTCAGGCCGTTCGGTTATCGTTGTTGGTCCGGAACTTAAATTGCATCAATGCGGCTTACCTAAAGAAATGGCTTTGGAACTCTTTAAACCGTTTGTTATGAAAAAACTGGTTAATGCCGGTCATGCCCACAACATTAAGAGTGCCAAGCGTATGGTTGAAAGAGTGCGCCCAGAGGTCTGGGATGTGCTTGAAGAAGTCATTAAAGAACATCCCGTGCTTTTAAACCGCGCCCCGACCCTGCATAGACTGGGAATCCAAGCGTTTGAGCCGGTATTGTCAGAAGGCCGGGCGATTAAAATCCACCCCTTGGTATGTACAGCATATAATGCCGATTTTGACGGCGACCAGATGGCCGTGCACGTACCCCTGTCAGCCGAAGCCCAGGCCGAAGCCCGCATGCTCATGCTGTCAGCTCATAACATTTTATCCACAAAAGATGGCAAGCCTGTGGCCACACCTACTCAGGATATGGTACTTGGTTCCTACTATCTCACTATTGAAAAGGAACCTGAAGACGGCAAGATTAAAATATTTGCCAATATGAATGAAGCGCTGCTGGCTTATACCCATAAAGTACTTGGATTACATGAAAAAATTAGGGTGCGTCTGGAAGGCTACGGTTTAGTCAATACCACTCTGGGCCGGATGATTTTCAGTGAGGTATTGCCGCTTGAACTAAGGCACTTTGAGAAAAAGGGTGATGACTGGCACCTTGGCAAGCTAATGGATAAAAAGCAGCTGGGTAAGCTTGTTGCCGATTCCTATCGCACTTTTGGTAATGCCAAAACGGCGGAGATATTGGACTCTGTTAAACGTCTGGGCTTCTCGTTTGCCTGCCGCGCCGGCGTAACCATTGCTATATCTGACATCAAAATTCCCGCCGAAAAGAAAGACATTCTGGCGGCAGCCGAAGCCAAAGTTGACACAATTGACAAACAGTACCGTCGCGGCCTTATTACTGATGATGAGCGGTATAAGAAGACTATTGATCTCTGGACCAAGGCTACTGATGATGTTACCACTGCGCTGATGAATACCCTTGACCGCTTTAACCCGGTTTACATGATGGCTAACTCGGGTGCGCGCGGTAACATCCAACAGATCCGTCAGTTGGCCGGTATGCGCGGACTTATGGCCGACCCGTCCGGTCGAATCATTGACCTGCCGATTAAAGCCAACTTCCGTGAAGGTCTGACCGTATTAGAGTACTTTATTTCGACTCATGGCGCGCGCAAAGGTTTGGCTGATACCGCACTCCGGACAGCTGACTCAGGCTACCTAACCCGCCGACTTGTTGATGTGGCCCAAGATGTTATTGTCCGGGAAGAAGACTGTGACGTTGTTGGCCTTAACTTGGTGCGGGAACGGGCACGTTTGGCTCAATCAAGTGCCGGAGCCATTGATGTGCTCAGGGATACGCTGCTAGGACGGGTTTTGGCTCAAGATGTGTACGATCCCAAAACAGCCGACGTATTGCTTGCCCAGGGTACGGTACTTGCTGACGACAACCTCCGTCTCATTGGCGAACACGGTGTCCCTGAAATCATGATTCAGGGTCAAACTGATGAAACGGAAGAGGATGTTGGCCGCGCAGCTGCCGTCGAAACAATCGTTCTCGGTGCCCCGGAGGAGAAGGTACGTGCTGCTCTTAAAGAAGCCATGATAAGGGAAATGCTTGGCAAAAACACTACCGAGGCCATAAAAACCAGCGATGGTGTTGAACTTGTTCCTGCCGACACGCCTTTGACTGAAGAACACATTGAGGCCGTCCTGGCCAGTGATGTCAAAGAAGTAAAAGTCCGGAACAATAATATTAAAGGCATTGAAGTTGAGGCCATCAAAGAAGGCTCAGGTGTTATTGAGTCGCTCAAAGACCGCATTGTCGGCAGAATTTCGGCCGAGGATATTGTTGATCCGACTACCGGTGAGATAATTGTTAAGATCAATGATGAAATAACTGAAGATTTGGCTGACCGTATTGTCAAAGTACGTGAAAAAGTGTCAATTCGCTCAGTACTTACTTGCCGTTCCCGTTATGGAGTATGTATCAAATGTTATGGCCGTAACCTGGGTACCGGCCACATGGTTGATGTTGGCGAAGCTGTCGGTATTATTGCCGCGCAGTCCATCGGCGAGCCTGGAACCCAGCTTACCATGAGGACCTTCCACACCGGCGGTGTTGCCGGTGACGACATTACTCAAGGTTTGCCGCGGGTAGAGGAGTTATTTGAAGCCCGTAAACCTAAACGCCAGGCCATTATTACCGAAGTGGACGGCAAAGTGGAAATAAAAGAAATCAAAGGTATGCGCCGGGTAACAGTATATCCGTCAGACGCTTCACTCGGCGAAGAACGCGTATATCAAATACCCTATGGCGCACGGCTTATTGTCAGCGACGGTCAAATGGTGGAGGCTGGTGACCGCCTGACTGAAGGCGCGGTCAACCCGCATGATATTTTACGGGTCAGCGGTCTTAAAGCCACCCAGCGTTATCTGGTGTATGAAGTTCAGAAAGTTTATAAATCCCAGGGCGTAGAAATTAATGATAAACATATTGAAGTCATGGTCAGGCAGATGCTCCACAAAGTTAAAGTGGAAGAAGCCGGCGATACCGATCTTTTGCCTGGTGAATACATTGACCTTAATACCTTTGAAGAAGAAAATGCCAAGGCTATTGAAGCAGGCGGCGAGCCGGCCATTGCCCGGCCTATTCTCCTCGGCATTACCAAAGCTTCACTGGCAACCGACTCGTTTTTGTCGGCTGCTTCCTTCCAGGAGACTACCCGCGTACTTACTGAGGCAGCGATTAAGGGTAAGGTTGATCCCCTGCTGGGACTTAAGGAGAACGTTATTATCGGTAAACTTGTTCCGGCCGGTACCGGCATGAGCCGTTACCGCAATGTCCGTATCAAGAAGCCTGCTGTGCAGCCGGAAATCAATGAATTTGCCGGAGAATAA
- the rplGB gene encoding Ribosome-associated protein L7Ae-like protein: MNSEELEGLKAGKKAIGAKQTARAVEKGLAAKVYLADDADRRIVAPLVQICEQKGVQVDTGVTMSELGKACGIEVGAAAVALLK; encoded by the coding sequence GTGAACAGTGAGGAGCTTGAAGGTTTAAAGGCTGGAAAAAAAGCCATTGGCGCTAAGCAAACAGCGCGGGCTGTGGAAAAAGGTCTGGCTGCCAAAGTATACCTTGCTGACGACGCTGACCGCCGGATAGTAGCGCCGCTTGTGCAGATATGTGAGCAAAAAGGTGTTCAGGTTGATACTGGGGTAACTATGAGTGAGCTTGGTAAAGCCTGTGGCATTGAAGTGGGCGCTGCAGCTGTAGCTTTGCTAAAATAA